TCCACTTAAAGTGGTCTGGTATTGGTTAAGTATTAATACTATGGGGGTCTGCGACctttccttcaaaaaaaaaagaaaagctaagctagctgATCAATATAGAAAACACATGGCGCGtccattttttcctttttggctCGTGCTCATTAAATAACGTTAACAAAGACTAGGTTTAATTAACATTTAACAAAGCTGTTTAAACATGACTGCCGCTTAACCACCACGTATGGTCCATGGTGACTCATGAATGAAGGATGAGGGGGAATAAGAAATTTCAGGTGTTTACCGGACACGCATAATTTGTGGGTTATCACATGAATTAATAGATTTATCATACGCACATTCGAAGAGTAGTGATTTGTGTCGGAAGACTTGAATTCAAGTTATCAGGTTAATACTCTGCATCTACGACTCTAATGGTGACCTGAGTTTAGAGTTGACCTAACTATCCGATGGACATGTTGGATTGATgaattctcggttaaaaaaaaaaacctttgtaACTCTAAATCAACCTTTTATGTTGTTAATGGTCATTAAGAAATAAGAAGAATTCCCTAAATGTACCGACGGGGACATCCGATAAAAACAGAAATTCCCTAAATAATAGGTAAAGACAAATAGAAACTAATATATGTCACGAAGGATGTAATAATATGACTGCAAATGGACGGCGGGTAAACCAAAAAATAGAGAGTCAAATTAGCAGGTTTTAAAAATGCAAATGGACGGCAAGCTTCATATGGATTTTTTCTCTAATAAAATCTACAATTTCTTCTGTTTATGTCAATTGAAGTAGAAAACtcctaataatattaataatttcgATGAGTGGAAgaagaatattatatatatatatatatatcgacaTCATTTCATTTGCAGGCGTCGAATTACACACGGTGTTTGTTTCTCACTTTTCCTGGGACCTACGAACCATCTCCTTCTCcatcttttcattttctatataaaGCTCAAAGGCAGCTCATTTTCTCACATGCGGCTCTCAAACTTtggatttttttctctcttctaaaAATAGCTAAATATAAGAGTCCCTTTCGTTTGATAGATTTCATTTCCCCTTCTGTCATTCACCCAATCCTCTTATTCTGCATCTTCAAACGTCTATTTATCTGGATTTTTGGGCATTTATCTATAACCGATTAACTAACACTACAATCTAGCAGCAATACCGCTTTGTGCTCTTCTATATTTGTAACCCACTATTTTCTTTATCTTCATCTTGGGTTTTCCAAATTTTGGGTTCTTAATTTTCTGGAGAATCGATGGCGTGTTTGGTTTCTCGCACAGGAAGGGAGCTCCAGAGATACGACCACTTGGGCCGCCGCCAAGTTGTGGGGTGAGTATTCTGCTTTTTATTTGTTGACAAATTCCTGGGtttgttctcttcttcttatttgaTTGTCATTTTCTGTTTGTGGGGATGCTTTTGATTACTTTTCTAGTTTGTAGAGGTCGTTTTGCCATTTGGGTTATTGGTCCCACTATCGATCTTTTGGATTATGCCCTTCGAGTTTTGTGAAAAATTTCTGGGTTTCTTTTTATTATCCTGATTTGCTTGTCTTTTTGTGTGTTTTGAGGATTTAGATCACTTTTCACTCATAAGAAATCACTGTTGACATTTTGAGTTGTTGCCTCATGTTGGCCCCCACATTCAATCTTCTGGGTTGTGGCCTTTTTCTAATTGTTGGAGATAGAACACtttgatttgatgatttgaagaaAAAGGGTGGTTTTGGAATACAAACCTTGGGGGTTCTTTATGAGCTTTCTGGTCATCCCTCCCTAATAGCATTTATTGCCTTTTCTGATAAATCTTGGCCTGCCTTAGTTAGAAATTGATTTTAAGTATAATTAAATTAACATTTTTATCATTAATCTTGGAAATTGCAGATGCATACCATATAGATTCAAAAGTTGCAGTGATGGATCTATTAGCGATGAACTAGAAGTCCTCATCATCACTTCACAGAAAGGTCAAGGAATgatgtttcctaaggtaaatacAGGCCTACTTTCCTCacctttctcttcctctttcatgatacaatttcaatttcatttcattgattATGCATTTAACATTTCATTGTCTCACCAGGGTGGCTGGGAACTTGATGAATCTGTGGAAGAAGCAGCTTCTCGAGAGTCACTTGAAGAGGCTGGAGTTCTTGGCACTGTTGAGGTTAGTACCAAAATCCatcttctctcatttttgtgccaGTAATGCATTTGTTTCTGTTGATTTCTTTGGCTCTCTATGGAGTTCCTTGAATTAAAGGGGGCTATATTGGTTTATATGGCAGTGTGGATTGGGCAAATGGAACTTTTTAAGCAAAAGCCAAGGCACATTTTATGAAGGATACATGTTTCCTCTGCTTGTGAAGGAGCAATTAGAACTCTGGCCGGAGATGAATGTGCGGCAACGAATATGGGTATGTTTCGAATCATTGGtgaagttaatttttttttttggtagactTTTATGGTTCTGGAACTTACATGTGCAACTATATTGTATAGATGACTGTGGATGATGCTAGAGAAGCTTGTCGGCATTGGTGGATGAAGGAAGCCCTAGACATATTAGTTGACCGGGTTATGTCTCCCCGACAAGAAAACGGAGAAGATGTATTATCTTGTTCATTAAGCTAGGAAAGTTCATGGGAGTTTGTACATAGGATTTTCCTTGTTCAAAACCATGTGATTCATATTTTCAGTCTTCCCGAAAATAGACGAGAGAAGAATTGGAAGCCATGGTTTTCACGGAGGCAGTGTTAGGAGCAAAA
The window above is part of the Tripterygium wilfordii isolate XIE 37 chromosome 3, ASM1340144v1, whole genome shotgun sequence genome. Proteins encoded here:
- the LOC119987914 gene encoding nudix hydrolase 18, mitochondrial-like is translated as MACLVSRTGRELQRYDHLGRRQVVGCIPYRFKSCSDGSISDELEVLIITSQKGQGMMFPKGGWELDESVEEAASRESLEEAGVLGTVECGLGKWNFLSKSQGTFYEGYMFPLLVKEQLELWPEMNVRQRIWMTVDDAREACRHWWMKEALDILVDRVMSPRQENGEDVLSCSLS